The Fictibacillus arsenicus genome contains a region encoding:
- a CDS encoding sirohydrochlorin chelatase, which translates to MNALLFVCHGTRLQKGRIEAEEFVKQCMASVDVPIKEVCFLELAAPSIPQGFITCIQKGATSIYVVPVFLLTANHVKIDIPKELRQLQIQYPQIEVKYGRAFGVHEATSHLLWEKITKRVSSVSKNSHLLLVGRGSRDRDVKRDLEKIAFNLQQHYGIPSIQACFLTGSSPSFEEVLWNSKQTYDQVIVVPYLLFSGLLINGMKLTIKRYVEHSQQEIILCETLGFHPILKEVLLTRINETLQTKEFAIF; encoded by the coding sequence ATGAATGCTTTGCTTTTTGTCTGTCATGGTACTCGGCTGCAAAAAGGCCGGATCGAAGCAGAAGAATTCGTAAAGCAATGCATGGCTTCAGTTGATGTTCCAATCAAAGAGGTCTGTTTTTTAGAACTTGCTGCACCGTCCATCCCGCAAGGTTTTATAACATGCATACAAAAAGGTGCTACGAGCATCTATGTTGTTCCTGTGTTTTTATTGACGGCTAATCATGTAAAGATAGACATTCCAAAAGAACTGCGACAATTGCAAATCCAATATCCTCAAATTGAAGTTAAGTATGGCCGCGCATTCGGCGTACACGAAGCCACTTCTCATTTATTGTGGGAAAAAATCACAAAACGAGTTTCTAGTGTAAGTAAGAACTCACACCTTTTATTGGTTGGAAGAGGAAGCAGAGATCGAGATGTAAAGCGGGATTTAGAGAAAATTGCATTTAATCTTCAGCAACATTATGGCATACCTAGTATTCAAGCCTGTTTTCTAACCGGTTCATCTCCAAGTTTTGAAGAAGTATTATGGAACAGTAAACAAACATACGATCAAGTAATTGTTGTTCCTTATCTCTTGTTTTCAGGTCTATTAATAAATGGAATGAAGCTTACAATAAAACGATATGTGGAACATTCACAACAAGAAATAATCCTATGCGAGACGCTTGGCTTTCATCCTATATTAAAAGAGGTATTACTGACTCGGATAAATGAGACACTTCAAACAAAAGAATTTGCAATATTTTAA
- the cysC gene encoding adenylyl-sulfate kinase has protein sequence MSTQHNTVWHDSSITKEDRRKQNHHSSFVLWFTGLSGSGKSTIANALAKELYKRNIRNYVLDGDNIRNGLNKDLSFSDEDRTENIRRISEVSKLFVDNGTVVLTAFISPFLQDREKAKEIVSEEEFIEIFVSCPIEECEKRDPKGLYSKARKGEIPDFTGIDSPYEEPVSSALTVKTNEKNVSESVDAILTYLQEKKLI, from the coding sequence ATGAGCACACAGCACAATACCGTCTGGCACGATAGTTCCATTACAAAAGAAGACCGGCGAAAGCAAAACCACCATTCAAGCTTTGTCCTTTGGTTTACAGGATTGTCCGGATCAGGAAAGTCCACCATTGCAAATGCACTCGCTAAAGAGTTATATAAGCGAAACATCCGTAACTATGTGCTGGATGGTGACAACATCCGAAATGGATTGAACAAGGACTTATCTTTTTCTGACGAAGACAGAACGGAGAACATCCGCAGAATTTCTGAAGTATCAAAGCTTTTTGTTGATAACGGCACAGTGGTGCTGACAGCATTCATCTCACCATTTTTACAAGACCGTGAAAAAGCAAAAGAGATCGTTTCGGAAGAAGAATTTATCGAGATCTTTGTTTCATGCCCGATCGAAGAATGTGAAAAACGGGACCCGAAAGGACTGTACAGCAAAGCTCGCAAAGGAGAGATTCCTGATTTCACTGGAATCGATTCTCCCTACGAGGAACCGGTGTCTTCTGCTCTTACTGTTAAAACAAATGAAAAGAATGTATCTGAGAGTGTAGATGCAATTTTGACTTATTTGCAAGAGAAAAAACTCATATAA
- a CDS encoding bifunctional homocysteine S-methyltransferase/methylenetetrahydrofolate reductase, translated as MSLVTDLKHNKILIGDGAMGTLLYSYGSDFCYEELNLSQPEQIYNIHRAYLNAGADIIQTNTYAANYSKLERYGLQDQVKEINKAAVQIARRAAKNEYVVGTIGGIRGIKPNSISLDEIKRSFREQLYCLLMENVDGIQLETYYDLQELETVLEIARKETSLPMIAQVSLQEIGFLQDRTPISEALLRLEEIGADVVGLNCRLGPYHMLKTLEEVPIPKKAFISAFPNASLPSYSDGKFQYESDAEYFKECAHLFREQGVSVLGGCCGTTPEHIRAFSNELKNLQPVKEKEVKQRQRDIVIQSASKSMYVPLCEEVKKKQSIIVELDPPRKLDTSGFMEGAKALKEAGIDALTLADNSLASPRICNSALGSIVQSELNLRPLVHITCRDRNLIGLQSHLMGLHTQGIREILAVTGDPASVGDFPGASSVYDVTSFELIKLIKQFNQGLSLSGKELGEKTSFSVGAAFNPNIRLIDKAVERLEKKIEYGADYFISQPIFSEEKLIETYEATKHIDKPIYIGIMPLTSSQNAEFLHHEVPGIKLSDSVREQMGKFKESPKQASVEGLNIAKSLLDTAMDLFNGIYLITPFMRYELTVELAKYARMNHPSLLARRSQNA; from the coding sequence ATGAGCTTAGTAACTGATTTAAAACATAACAAAATTTTAATCGGCGACGGTGCTATGGGTACGCTTCTGTATTCATACGGCTCGGATTTTTGTTACGAAGAATTAAATCTTTCGCAACCGGAACAAATCTATAATATTCACCGGGCTTATCTAAATGCTGGCGCTGACATCATTCAAACAAATACGTATGCAGCCAACTATTCAAAGCTAGAACGTTATGGCCTCCAAGATCAGGTAAAAGAAATCAACAAAGCAGCTGTTCAAATTGCGAGAAGAGCTGCCAAAAACGAATATGTTGTAGGAACCATTGGCGGAATCCGCGGCATTAAACCAAACAGTATTTCGCTTGATGAAATTAAACGCAGTTTTCGTGAACAGCTCTATTGTTTACTCATGGAAAACGTAGACGGTATACAGCTGGAAACGTATTACGATCTGCAAGAACTCGAAACCGTATTAGAAATTGCTAGAAAAGAAACGTCTCTTCCAATGATTGCTCAAGTTTCCCTTCAGGAAATAGGTTTTCTGCAAGACCGAACCCCAATTTCAGAAGCTCTGTTGCGTCTTGAGGAAATCGGTGCGGATGTAGTGGGATTAAATTGCCGGTTAGGTCCTTATCACATGCTGAAGACACTTGAGGAAGTACCGATTCCTAAAAAAGCATTTATATCTGCGTTTCCGAATGCCTCACTGCCTTCATATTCAGATGGAAAGTTCCAATATGAGAGTGATGCTGAGTATTTTAAAGAATGTGCTCATCTGTTCAGAGAGCAAGGTGTCAGTGTTCTAGGAGGCTGCTGCGGTACAACACCTGAACACATACGTGCTTTTTCGAATGAACTTAAGAACCTGCAGCCTGTAAAAGAAAAAGAAGTAAAACAAAGACAAAGAGATATTGTAATTCAGTCTGCTTCAAAGTCTATGTATGTTCCGCTTTGTGAAGAAGTAAAGAAGAAACAATCCATCATTGTTGAATTGGACCCGCCTCGCAAGCTTGATACGTCTGGATTTATGGAGGGTGCGAAGGCTTTAAAAGAAGCGGGAATCGATGCTCTGACACTGGCTGATAATTCTCTTGCATCTCCACGAATATGCAACTCAGCATTAGGATCGATTGTTCAGTCAGAATTAAATCTTCGGCCGCTCGTTCATATTACGTGCCGCGACCGGAATTTAATCGGACTTCAATCACACTTAATGGGTCTTCATACACAAGGAATACGTGAAATATTAGCTGTAACTGGAGATCCAGCAAGTGTCGGTGATTTTCCTGGTGCATCATCTGTTTATGATGTCACTTCATTCGAACTGATCAAACTCATTAAGCAGTTTAATCAAGGATTATCATTATCAGGAAAAGAACTAGGAGAAAAAACTTCTTTTAGTGTAGGAGCAGCTTTTAATCCAAATATCAGGTTAATTGATAAAGCTGTTGAACGTTTAGAAAAGAAGATTGAATACGGTGCAGACTATTTTATAAGTCAGCCTATTTTTTCAGAGGAAAAGCTAATTGAAACCTATGAAGCCACCAAACACATTGATAAACCGATCTATATAGGAATAATGCCATTAACGAGTTCGCAAAATGCTGAATTTCTTCATCATGAAGTGCCAGGGATAAAATTATCTGACTCTGTACGTGAACAAATGGGGAAATTTAAAGAAAGTCCTAAACAAGCAAGCGTTGAAGGCTTAAATATAGCAAAGTCACTTTTGGATACAGCTATGGATCTTTTTAATGGTATTTATCTCATCACTCCATTTATGCGTTATGAACTAACTGTTGAGTTAGCCAAATATGCACGAATGAATCATCCATCCCTGTTAGCAAGGAGGTCGCAAAATGCCTAA
- a CDS encoding precorrin-2 dehydrogenase/sirohydrochlorin ferrochelatase family protein: MYPIHVDLSGKEVVVAGGGPVAYRKIRDLLKEKAIITVISIDAVKEIQELHEQSKLTWISREVKSNDFEKAFLIVAATNLNEVNAEIANKVNENQLINVADQTQLGNFIIPSVVRRGKLVLSVSTSGASPSLSILIKKELQQMYSKDYESYLEFLFECRTIIKNEIPKIKRKALLTELTDPVFLHDVNKRYGYKKTLLNKKFVT, encoded by the coding sequence ATGTACCCTATACACGTAGACCTATCCGGTAAAGAAGTTGTTGTAGCAGGAGGCGGTCCTGTTGCTTACCGAAAAATAAGAGATCTGCTGAAAGAAAAAGCAATAATAACTGTCATTAGTATTGATGCAGTTAAAGAGATTCAGGAATTACATGAACAAAGTAAACTCACTTGGATTTCTAGAGAGGTTAAGAGTAACGATTTCGAGAAAGCCTTTCTTATTGTCGCAGCGACTAATTTAAACGAAGTGAATGCTGAGATTGCTAATAAAGTGAATGAGAACCAGCTTATTAATGTAGCAGACCAGACACAATTAGGCAATTTTATCATTCCAAGCGTTGTCAGAAGAGGTAAACTAGTACTCTCAGTTTCAACCTCTGGGGCTAGTCCCAGCTTGTCTATCTTAATAAAAAAAGAACTTCAGCAAATGTACAGTAAAGACTATGAATCTTATTTGGAGTTTTTGTTTGAATGCAGAACAATCATTAAGAATGAAATTCCGAAAATAAAAAGGAAAGCTTTATTGACGGAACTCACAGATCCTGTCTTTTTACACGATGTGAACAAACGTTACGGATATAAAAAGACATTGTTGAACAAAAAGTTCGTAACCTAG
- a CDS encoding DUF3906 family protein produces the protein MYLYRFEVSLKSEVIPVVIAASTDEQAFQLVDVELEKYFLKQPDVEEISLYEKKKIRSGNGFVLYERETILNP, from the coding sequence ATGTATTTATATCGGTTTGAAGTGAGCTTAAAATCAGAAGTTATTCCTGTTGTAATAGCCGCTTCAACAGATGAACAGGCATTTCAGCTAGTAGATGTTGAACTTGAAAAGTATTTTTTAAAACAGCCAGATGTTGAGGAGATTTCACTCTACGAAAAGAAAAAAATCCGCAGTGGCAATGGATTTGTACTATATGAAAGGGAAACCATACTAAATCCTTAA
- the metH gene encoding methionine synthase, with protein MPKTSIEGQLKKRILIMDGAMGTMLQEAKLTAEDFGGEEYDGCNEYLNVTAPDVIESIHLTYLQAGADIIETNTFGGTNLVLDEYDLGVRAYEINKLGAEIARKAADAVSSEKWPRFVAGSMGPTTKTLSVTGGTTFDALKEAYAEQARGLIDGGADLLLLETSQDMLNVKAGFLGIKQAIEQTGKRIPLMVSGTIEPMGTTLAGQSIEAFYISLKHMNPLAVGLNCATGPEFMQDHIRSLSDLSTSAVSCYPNAGLPDEEGNYHETPESLAAKLSGFAEKGWLNIVGGCCGTTPKHIEALAKVMKNYSPRSIQTNETHMVSGIEPFIYDDPTLRPIMVGERTNVIGSRKFKRLIAEKKFEEAAEIARAQVKGGAHVLDVCLADPDRDERNDMEEFMKEAVKKVKIPFVIDSTDEDVIELALKYSQGKAIINSINLEDGEERFEKVIPLLHKYGAAVVVGTIDEKGMGVSAERKLEIATKSYQLLVEKYKVSPSDIIFDPLVFPVGTGDEQYIGSANATVDGIRLIKESFPQCLTILGVSNVSFGLPPVGREVLNAVYLYHCTQAGLDYAIVNTEKLERFAFISKDEIDMAENLLFKTTDEALAIFTEFYRGKKKETKSKLPDMTLEERLQYYILEGTKEGLIPDLELALKQYSAPLKIINGPLMDGMKEVGRLFNENQLIVAEVLQSAEVMKASVAFLEPYMESNDNSSSKGKVLLATVKGDVHDIGKNLVDIILSNNGFQVIDLGIKIAPLELIEAVKKNKPDIIGLSGLLVKSAQQMVLTANDMREASISTPILVGGAALSRKFTDTKISKEYDGMVLYAKDAMEGLSLANQLQTPEDHEKLAADFSERKRTIVLDSGRSDGGTATATAVKLRSSVSQKAPVFIPSDTKRHILRNYSLSHIQPYINLQMLLGHHLGVKGKISRLLEEKDEKTLHIKSIVDTLLTEAKEKDLINPSAMYQFFPAQSDGDSVLIYDPVDHQTIIEKFDFPRQSKEPHLCIADYLKSIDSGEMDYVGLFSVTAGTGIRELAADMKEQGRFLESHALQALALETAEGFAELVHQQMRDRWGFPDSVDFTMRERFSARYQGQRFSFGYPACPELEDQEKLFKLIQPEDIGIQLTDGCMMEPEASVSAIVFAHPEARYFNVLS; from the coding sequence ATGCCTAAGACATCAATAGAAGGTCAGCTGAAAAAGAGAATATTAATTATGGATGGCGCAATGGGGACGATGCTTCAAGAAGCAAAGCTCACAGCAGAAGATTTTGGCGGCGAGGAATATGACGGGTGTAATGAATATTTAAATGTAACAGCACCAGATGTTATTGAATCCATTCACTTAACGTATCTGCAAGCTGGCGCAGATATCATTGAAACGAATACCTTTGGGGGAACTAATCTTGTTTTAGACGAGTATGATCTTGGCGTACGAGCTTATGAGATTAATAAGTTAGGAGCGGAAATTGCGAGAAAAGCAGCTGATGCAGTTTCTTCCGAAAAATGGCCGCGTTTTGTTGCGGGATCTATGGGGCCAACAACGAAAACATTAAGCGTTACTGGCGGTACGACATTTGATGCGTTAAAGGAAGCTTATGCAGAACAAGCAAGAGGACTGATCGACGGCGGTGCAGATCTGCTCCTATTAGAAACAAGTCAAGATATGCTTAATGTAAAAGCAGGTTTTTTAGGAATCAAACAAGCGATTGAGCAAACTGGAAAAAGAATTCCCCTCATGGTATCAGGAACCATCGAACCGATGGGAACAACATTAGCTGGTCAATCGATTGAAGCGTTTTATATTTCATTAAAACACATGAATCCGTTAGCAGTTGGCTTAAACTGTGCAACTGGACCTGAATTTATGCAAGACCATATCCGCTCACTTTCAGATCTATCAACATCTGCAGTCAGCTGTTACCCGAATGCAGGGCTGCCGGATGAAGAAGGAAATTATCATGAGACTCCCGAAAGTTTAGCAGCTAAATTGTCGGGATTTGCAGAAAAAGGTTGGCTTAATATTGTTGGAGGCTGCTGCGGAACAACGCCTAAACATATAGAAGCATTAGCAAAAGTAATGAAGAATTATTCACCACGATCGATTCAAACGAATGAAACGCATATGGTCTCAGGAATTGAACCTTTCATTTATGATGACCCAACTTTAAGGCCGATCATGGTCGGTGAGCGTACGAATGTCATTGGCTCAAGAAAGTTTAAGAGGCTTATTGCAGAGAAGAAGTTTGAGGAAGCCGCTGAAATCGCAAGGGCTCAAGTAAAAGGCGGTGCACATGTACTGGATGTATGCTTAGCAGATCCAGACAGAGATGAACGAAATGACATGGAAGAGTTCATGAAAGAAGCAGTTAAGAAGGTAAAGATTCCTTTCGTAATCGACTCAACTGATGAAGATGTTATTGAGCTAGCTTTAAAATATTCACAAGGTAAAGCTATCATTAATTCTATTAACCTTGAAGACGGAGAAGAACGATTTGAAAAAGTGATTCCGCTTCTGCATAAGTATGGAGCCGCAGTTGTAGTAGGAACCATCGATGAAAAAGGAATGGGTGTTTCAGCAGAACGAAAGCTTGAAATTGCAACAAAGTCGTATCAGCTTTTGGTGGAAAAATATAAAGTCTCACCTTCGGATATCATATTTGACCCCCTCGTTTTTCCTGTAGGAACTGGTGACGAACAGTATATCGGTTCAGCAAATGCAACGGTTGATGGAATCCGGCTGATTAAAGAGAGTTTTCCTCAATGTCTCACGATTCTCGGTGTGAGCAACGTGTCATTTGGACTTCCACCTGTGGGTCGGGAAGTATTAAATGCCGTATATCTCTACCACTGCACACAAGCGGGACTAGATTATGCGATTGTAAACACAGAGAAACTAGAACGATTTGCTTTTATTTCTAAAGACGAGATCGATATGGCGGAAAACCTGTTATTTAAAACAACTGATGAGGCATTGGCAATCTTTACTGAATTTTATCGAGGGAAAAAGAAAGAAACGAAATCGAAGCTACCTGACATGACGTTAGAAGAGCGGCTGCAATACTACATTTTAGAAGGAACTAAGGAAGGGTTAATTCCCGATTTAGAATTGGCATTAAAGCAATACTCTGCACCTCTAAAAATTATAAACGGACCGCTCATGGATGGCATGAAAGAAGTAGGAAGATTATTTAACGAAAATCAGCTTATCGTTGCTGAAGTTCTTCAAAGTGCAGAAGTAATGAAAGCGTCCGTAGCATTTTTAGAACCATACATGGAGAGTAACGATAATTCATCATCTAAAGGAAAGGTATTGCTCGCAACCGTCAAAGGTGATGTTCATGATATTGGGAAAAACCTGGTAGACATTATATTAAGCAACAACGGATTCCAAGTTATAGATTTAGGCATTAAAATCGCCCCGCTTGAATTGATTGAGGCTGTAAAGAAGAACAAACCTGATATTATCGGGTTGTCAGGTTTGTTGGTAAAATCAGCTCAACAAATGGTTTTAACTGCTAATGACATGCGTGAAGCGAGTATTTCCACACCGATTTTAGTTGGAGGCGCCGCTTTATCCAGAAAATTTACCGATACGAAAATCTCTAAGGAATATGATGGGATGGTTCTGTACGCAAAAGATGCAATGGAAGGCTTATCACTTGCAAATCAACTTCAAACTCCTGAGGATCATGAAAAGCTCGCGGCTGATTTTAGTGAAAGAAAGAGAACGATAGTATTAGATTCTGGACGATCCGATGGAGGTACTGCAACTGCAACGGCTGTTAAATTAAGATCAAGCGTATCACAAAAAGCACCGGTTTTTATACCAAGTGACACAAAAAGGCATATTTTAAGAAACTATTCCTTGTCTCACATTCAGCCATATATTAATTTACAGATGCTTTTAGGTCATCACCTTGGCGTTAAAGGAAAGATATCACGATTGCTTGAGGAAAAAGACGAGAAGACACTTCATATCAAGTCAATCGTTGATACGTTGTTAACTGAGGCAAAAGAAAAAGACTTAATAAATCCTTCTGCGATGTATCAGTTCTTTCCAGCACAATCTGATGGAGACAGTGTTTTGATTTACGATCCTGTAGATCATCAAACAATTATTGAGAAATTTGATTTTCCAAGACAGTCCAAAGAGCCACATCTCTGTATAGCAGATTACCTTAAGTCAATAGATAGCGGGGAAATGGATTATGTTGGCTTGTTTTCTGTAACTGCGGGTACAGGCATAAGAGAGCTTGCTGCTGACATGAAAGAGCAGGGACGTTTTTTAGAGAGTCACGCTCTTCAAGCATTGGCACTTGAAACTGCTGAAGGTTTCGCAGAGCTCGTTCATCAGCAAATGCGTGACCGCTGGGGATTTCCTGATTCCGTTGATTTTACAATGAGAGAGCGGTTTTCAGCACGCTATCAGGGGCAGCGGTTTTCATTTGGCTATCCTGCATGCCCAGAACTTGAAGATCAGGAAAAGTTATTCAAACTGATTCAACCGGAAGATATCGGCATACAGTTAACAGATGGCTGTATGATGGAACCCGAAGCCTCCGTATCTGCTATAGTATTTGCGCACCCAGAAGCCAGATATTTCAACGTGTTAAGTTAA
- the cobA gene encoding uroporphyrinogen-III C-methyltransferase, whose translation MGKVYLVGAGPGDPGLITVKGLRCIQEADVILYDRLVNKELLAHAKPECDLIYCGKLPNYHSMKQETINSFLVKHAQKGKTVTRLKGGDPFVFGRGGEEAETLSKSRIEFEVVPGITSGIAAPAYAGIPVTHRNISSSYAIVTGHRKKGEEEELKWDSLAKGIDTLAIYMGVGNLPYICEQLTKHGKNKDTPVALVQWGSLENQRTVTGTLETIEDIVLRERIENPSMIVVGEVVRLRDELKWFEQLHEEPIKLAAISEAF comes from the coding sequence ATGGGAAAAGTTTATCTTGTCGGAGCCGGCCCAGGTGATCCAGGGTTAATTACTGTAAAAGGCTTGCGCTGCATACAGGAAGCAGACGTGATTTTATATGACCGATTAGTGAATAAGGAACTTTTAGCTCATGCAAAACCAGAGTGTGATCTTATCTATTGCGGCAAACTGCCAAACTACCATTCCATGAAACAAGAAACAATCAACAGCTTTTTAGTAAAGCACGCTCAAAAAGGCAAAACAGTAACCCGTCTTAAAGGCGGCGATCCATTCGTCTTCGGAAGAGGCGGAGAGGAAGCAGAAACACTTTCAAAAAGCCGTATAGAATTTGAAGTAGTACCTGGCATCACATCAGGAATTGCAGCACCTGCATATGCTGGTATTCCAGTCACACATCGAAACATCTCTTCAAGTTACGCGATTGTTACTGGTCACAGGAAAAAGGGTGAAGAAGAAGAGTTGAAATGGGACAGTTTAGCAAAAGGAATTGATACATTAGCGATCTACATGGGTGTAGGTAACCTTCCCTATATCTGTGAACAGCTGACAAAACACGGGAAAAACAAAGACACTCCGGTGGCACTAGTCCAATGGGGATCGTTAGAAAATCAGAGAACCGTAACAGGAACATTAGAAACCATTGAAGATATTGTATTGCGTGAAAGAATTGAAAATCCGAGCATGATCGTTGTTGGAGAAGTGGTGCGACTCCGTGACGAACTTAAGTGGTTTGAACAGCTGCATGAAGAACCTATAAAACTTGCAGCCATCAGTGAGGCGTTTTAG
- a CDS encoding nitrite/sulfite reductase, whose protein sequence is MAYEKAWADNPKLNKTEQKKLVKDGLKIFEDIPHYSKKGFASIPKEEWDNFKWAGLYLQRPKEDGYFMMRVNVPSGILSYEQVKALAHICKDYGRGVFDITTRQAIQFHWLTIEQIPDIFKRLEEVGLSSAGACGDITRNIMGNPIAGIDPHELFDTSEIVKEVYEFFQHNEDFSNLPRKYKMSISSNVNNSAHAEINCVAFTPAYKEVDDKEIPGFHIKIGGGLSSRPFLAQPLDVFIEPHQVKEVAIAITTIFRDYGYRDKRHLARLKFLMADWGPEKFKEKLLEYTGQLPSKGRDALQGWNGGYFYGVHPQKQEGLSYIGFNVPVGRLDADEVLKLAEIAKLYGNGEIRTVNSQNLIIPNVKHQNVESLLQEDIFKRITTQPLSFIGHSVSCTGIEYCNLALVETKERMSRIAESLDQRITLDVPIRIHMVGCPNSCGQRQIADIGLQGVLLKTKEKKMVQAFEIYVGGTLDDGGKFNEKLKGKFHADLLDEVLVRFLDHFKETKLPLETFFDYINRVGLEPLQIELDQISEQLEEKVS, encoded by the coding sequence ATGGCATATGAAAAAGCGTGGGCTGATAATCCTAAGCTCAATAAAACAGAACAAAAGAAGCTCGTAAAAGACGGATTAAAAATATTTGAGGATATCCCTCATTACTCAAAAAAAGGATTCGCCTCTATACCGAAAGAAGAGTGGGACAATTTTAAGTGGGCAGGTCTGTACTTACAGCGACCGAAAGAAGATGGATACTTCATGATGAGGGTCAATGTACCATCTGGCATTTTAAGCTACGAACAAGTAAAAGCTCTTGCTCACATATGCAAAGATTATGGAAGAGGCGTGTTTGATATCACGACACGACAAGCTATTCAGTTTCATTGGCTGACCATTGAACAAATCCCGGATATATTTAAACGTTTAGAAGAGGTTGGGCTGTCAAGTGCAGGGGCATGCGGTGATATTACGAGAAATATTATGGGGAATCCGATTGCCGGGATAGATCCTCATGAACTATTTGATACATCAGAGATTGTAAAAGAAGTGTATGAATTCTTTCAGCACAATGAAGATTTTTCTAATCTGCCGAGAAAATATAAAATGTCCATCAGTTCTAATGTGAACAACAGTGCGCATGCGGAGATAAATTGTGTAGCTTTTACTCCGGCTTATAAAGAAGTTGATGATAAAGAGATTCCTGGTTTTCATATTAAGATTGGCGGTGGTTTATCATCGAGGCCGTTCTTAGCGCAGCCGCTTGATGTCTTTATAGAACCGCATCAGGTAAAAGAAGTGGCTATTGCGATTACTACCATTTTCCGTGATTACGGCTATAGGGATAAACGCCACCTCGCGCGACTTAAATTTTTAATGGCAGACTGGGGACCAGAAAAATTCAAAGAGAAACTCTTAGAATATACAGGACAGCTTCCTTCTAAAGGCAGAGATGCACTTCAAGGCTGGAACGGCGGATATTTCTATGGTGTTCATCCTCAAAAGCAAGAAGGATTAAGCTATATTGGCTTTAATGTGCCAGTCGGACGATTAGATGCGGATGAAGTACTGAAGCTTGCAGAAATAGCAAAGTTATACGGAAACGGTGAGATCCGAACGGTAAATTCTCAAAACTTAATTATTCCTAACGTGAAACATCAAAACGTTGAATCGCTGCTGCAAGAAGATATCTTTAAACGAATCACGACACAGCCTCTTTCTTTTATAGGGCATTCTGTTTCCTGCACGGGTATTGAATATTGCAATTTAGCACTGGTTGAAACGAAAGAAAGAATGAGCCGAATCGCTGAAAGCCTGGATCAGAGAATTACACTTGACGTACCGATAAGGATTCATATGGTCGGCTGTCCTAACTCTTGCGGACAGCGTCAAATCGCAGATATCGGTCTGCAAGGCGTACTGTTAAAAACGAAAGAGAAAAAGATGGTGCAAGCCTTTGAGATTTACGTTGGCGGAACACTTGATGATGGAGGAAAGTTTAATGAAAAGCTGAAGGGAAAGTTTCATGCTGATCTTCTTGATGAAGTACTAGTTCGTTTTCTGGACCACTTTAAAGAAACGAAGCTTCCGCTAGAAACTTTTTTCGATTATATCAACAGGGTGGGTCTTGAACCTCTTCAAATAGAGCTAGATCAAATCTCAGAGCAATTAGAAGAAAAAGTTTCGTAA